Proteins from a genomic interval of Stigmatopora nigra isolate UIUO_SnigA chromosome 19, RoL_Snig_1.1, whole genome shotgun sequence:
- the LOC144212913 gene encoding olfactory receptor 1F1-like, with the protein MDLFNPAEDENISMIHPEYFIINGLSKLPRIHLYYVFLFLLYIVSVLANSTVMTVICLDRRLQTPKYVAVFNLAFVDLFGSSALVPKLLDVFLLGHRRVPFRSCLTFLFFCYTCLSMQPFNLVALAYDRLLAIIFPLQYQARMTHRLMLSLILSFWLAVSVLVALATGLLTRLSFCKSVVINSYFCDHGQIYRLACNSHYPNYVVSCVYPVLLFWLPLAFILLSYVAIGRTLAKVATWRRRLKALRTCAAHLSLVAVYFTPLLVTFTLMENIHPDGRIVSLSLTSVFPPVLNPVIYTLQTQEIQEALGRLLRRARCRKRVVALK; encoded by the exons ATGGATCTGTTCAACCCAGCCGAGGATGAGAACATCTCCATGATACACCCCGAGTACTTCATCATCAATGGCCTATCCAAGCTCCCCCGAATCCATCTGTACTACGTCTTTCTCTTCCTGCTCTACATCGTGTCCGTGCTGGCCAACAGCACCGTCATGACCGTCATTTGCCTGGATCGCCGGCTGCAGACGCCCAAGTACGTGGCGGTCTTTAATCTAGCCTTTGTGGATCTCTTTGGTAGTTCGGCCTTAGTCCCCAAGCTCCTTGACGTCTTCCTGCTGGGCCATCGGCGCGTTCCCTTCCGCAGCTGCCTCACCTTCCTCTTCTTTTGCTATACCTGCTTGTCCATGCAACCCTTCAACTTAGTGGCGCTGGCCTACGACCGTCTCTTAGCCATTATCTTCCCGTTGCAATACCAG GCGAGGATGACGCACCGCTTAATGCTGTCACTGATCCTGAGTTTCTGGTTGGCGGTGTCTGTCTTGGTGGCGCTGGCCACGGGTCTGCTGACTCGGCTGTCCTTCTGCAAGTCGGTGGTGATCAACAGCTACTTCTGCGACCACGGCCAAATCTACCGACTGGCCTGCAACAGCCACTACCCCAACTACGTGGTGAGCTGCGTCTACCCGGTGTTGTTGTTCTGGCTGCCGCTGGCCTTCATCCTACTCAGCTACGTGGCTATTGGCCGCACGCTGGCTAAGGTGGCTACTTGGCGCCGGCGCCTCAAGGCCCTGCGCACCTGCGCCGCACACCTCTCTCTGGTAGCCGTGTATTTCACCCCGCTGCTGGTCACCTTCACTTTAATGGAGAACATCCATCCGGATGGCCGCATCGTCAGCCTGTCGCTCACCTCCGTCTTCCCCCCCGTGCTCAACCCCGTCATCTACACACTGCAGACGCAGGAGATCCAAGAGGCACTCGGCAGGCTTCTCCGGAGAGCGCGCTGCCGAAAGCGCGTTGTAGCCTTGAAATAG